Proteins encoded together in one Corallococcus soli window:
- a CDS encoding pirin family protein — MGPWRTPDPFLFCVHHDDRYPAGNERFGPAAPLTGRDIGQDFGGRDGWNMYHGTVVPGFPQHPHRGFETVTIVRNGLIDHSDSLGAAARFGGGDVQWLTAGSGINHSEMFPLLRSDTPNPLELFQIWLNLPRANKHVAPHFSMLWNHVIPRHVAKDEAGRATELTVVAGRVGDVKPPPPPPKSWAAQADSDVAIWTLKLEPGARWTLPAAARGTHRMLYFFRGSALRVGGRDIPPSRAIELRADLDVALENGADETELLMLQGRPIGEPVVQYGPFVMNTRQEIQQAFADYQRTGFGGWPWPNPDPVHGREEGRFARHADGHTERPA, encoded by the coding sequence ATGGGTCCGTGGCGGACGCCGGATCCGTTCCTCTTCTGCGTGCACCACGACGACCGGTATCCCGCAGGCAACGAGCGCTTTGGCCCCGCGGCCCCGCTGACGGGGCGCGACATCGGGCAGGACTTCGGTGGGCGGGACGGCTGGAACATGTACCACGGCACCGTCGTGCCGGGCTTCCCCCAGCACCCGCACCGGGGCTTCGAGACGGTGACCATCGTGCGCAACGGTCTCATCGACCACTCCGACTCGCTGGGCGCGGCGGCGCGCTTTGGCGGCGGGGACGTGCAGTGGCTCACGGCGGGCAGTGGCATCAACCACTCGGAGATGTTTCCCCTGCTCCGCTCCGACACGCCGAACCCGCTGGAGCTGTTCCAGATCTGGCTCAACCTGCCGCGCGCGAACAAGCACGTCGCGCCGCACTTCTCCATGCTCTGGAACCACGTCATTCCCCGGCACGTCGCGAAGGACGAAGCGGGGCGCGCCACGGAACTCACCGTGGTCGCCGGCCGGGTGGGTGACGTGAAGCCGCCGCCGCCGCCGCCGAAGTCCTGGGCCGCGCAGGCCGACTCGGACGTGGCCATCTGGACGCTCAAGCTGGAGCCGGGCGCGCGCTGGACGCTGCCCGCGGCGGCCAGGGGCACGCACCGCATGCTGTACTTCTTCCGGGGCTCCGCGCTGCGCGTGGGGGGCCGCGACATCCCGCCGTCGCGAGCCATCGAGCTGCGCGCCGACCTGGACGTGGCGCTGGAGAACGGCGCGGACGAGACGGAGCTGCTGATGCTCCAGGGGCGTCCCATTGGCGAGCCGGTCGTCCAGTACGGGCCGTTCGTGATGAACACGCGGCAGGAGATCCAGCAGGCCTTCGCCGACTACCAGCGCACCGGCTTCGGCGGCTGGCCGTGGCCGAACCCCGACCCGGTGCACGGACGCG